Below is a window of Equus quagga isolate Etosha38 chromosome 1, UCLA_HA_Equagga_1.0, whole genome shotgun sequence DNA.
atttctcctcagtATTTAACTTACTACATTTACATTTCGCACTTGAGGTAGGTGAAACTTAACTGTATTAGGCACCAAAAAGGGAGTTAATTAAGGAGGattgccttaaaaatatttatgctgaAGAAAAACTTACttgattttctcttccatttcttgtTCATATTCTTTCTTTACTATATCCAATTCTTGCTGATGCTCCTTCCGCAACATTCGAAGATCTTTCTGCAATTTAACAATCTCCTTGCCCAGCTTCTGCTTCTCCTGTTCTGCCCCTGCTAATTTAAACTCCAGGTCATTGTGCTCTGTCTCCATGTTACTAAGCAATTTGGTTTGGACCACATGTGATTTGGACTTTTCTTCAGCACTTTCTTCCAAAACTTCTGTGGGTTTACTTTTTCCATCCATTTGTTGCTGTAAAGTctgtaatttttcatattttgaggtCAACTCTTCCATTTCAACTCTatgtccttccctctctcttacTAAGCAAGAATCCAGCTCTTTTATCTTTTGCTCCAAAATCTGACAGGTTAGTTCCTTCTCCTGGAGAGTTTTCTGGACATCATCAACCACGTTTTCCAAGTTTTGCTTTGTCTCTATGTTATTTCTACATTCCTCTTCTTCCACATGCTGAGATTCTATCACggaatatttcttgtttttttcgtCACGTTCTTCTTGAAGATGATTTATCCTAACTTGATCTTCATGTTGCTTTGCTTCAGCATCTTCTACCTTTATTAAGAGCTCCTGGTATTTGCACtgcatttcagaaagagaagacattgtctcttccttttcctgctcTAACCTCTGcaacagcttttctttttcaattaaatttctttgtaaaaCACTGATTTTTTCTTCACATGCCTTCTGCACATGGCCTTGGGGATCTGCATCTTCCTGCTCAGTACACGTTGCCACATTCTTTGTTGATCTATGTACAACTGATGTTTCTGATTGTGGTGAACTTTCCATAGACTTAAGTTTTTCTTCCAAGatgtgaatttctctctctctttcttgcaaTTTTGTATTTAGCTCACTCAAATGGCTTTCTCTATCTTTTTTATATTgctgttctttctcttccatttgagTTAACAATTGCTTCTTGATGGCAGCAAttttttgttcagcttttttcttcagTTCTGCTAATTTTGCAGCACTTTCTAACTCAAGTCTATCTTCCAGTGCCTTTAActcctcttctttgcttttcACACTTGAATTCACGTAttccaattctttcttcttcGTTTCAAGTTCTGATTGCACGGAAGACACTTGCTTTTCCAGTCTTAAGactttttcttcagtctctttaaCCCTGTTGTCCTTTTCTTCTGCTAACTCTTGCATGTGTTGAAGTTTCTGAACCATTTCTTTCTGTTCAATAACCTTCTGATGATCATAATTTTTAAGAACTTCATTTAAGGACTCAATTTCAATTGTTTTCTGAGTAACATGCTCCTCTAATTCCACAATTCTTGCTGTTTGAGTTTTTAACTCAGTCTCTAAATTACactcctttttctccatcttggTCTTCTTATCTTCCATTTCACCCTTTAAAcattcaaatcttttattttgctgatcAAGGTCTTCCTTCAATAAAGTTATCTGCTCACCTTTTTCACTAGCTTCCTTTGTTTTTAACTCAAGCTGCATCTGCAGTTCTTTAATAGTATTTTGATATTGTGTAAATCTTGACTGtgctttcttcttccattccGAGAACTTGGTGGACAAGTGATCCACCTGGTCAAGAGCAGAAATTTTCTCTTTACTCAGAGTTTCAACTTTCAAAGATAAATCTTGCACCTGATTCAGCAATTCACGTTGTTCCCCATCATACCGCTCACTTAGTAATGAAATGGCTGCTTCTTTTTCAGTTAGGCTGATACTATTCTGAAGTTGTACATTCAAATCAGTTAGTTGTTTACTAAGACTGCTgatctcagattttttttctttaagctctTCTTTCATCAATGTAACAACATTGATGTTTTCCGATAACTCTTTCTTCAACTGTGTGATACAAGACTCCTTTTCAGAGGCAGCCTGTTGCTGATTGCCTCCTTCCTTCTGTAAAGCTTCTTTTTCTGTTACAAGACCTTCAATATCAGCCTTCATgttcttaatttgattttctttttcttctaactgATGGGTAGCCTGTTGAAAAGAACTATTTAGTGTATTTTGCTCTTCTGTTAGCTGTCTAAGTTGTGATTCTAACTCAGAAACTCTGCAAGTTCTAATTAGTAGTGCCTCCTTAACTTTAGTTGTATGGTGTTGACAATGGGAAATTCTAGAGAGAATAGCATTGATTTTACTACTACTAATATCAATTAGTTCACTTGTTTTGGCTTGCAAtaaagcttcagttttcttagaGTAAATATCTAGCTGAACTGTTAGTTCCTCAGACAGTTTTTTGAATTCTAAGCTTTTGTCTTCCAGGCTTTTCTTACTTCTTTCATGTGAGGACTTCAAACTCTGGAATTCTtcatcagtggttttcaacttgTCAGTCAACTCAGAAACCTGAAGCTTATCTTTTTCTGAGAGCATCTTCAGTTCAACTACATGCTCTTGAagacaaatattttccttcagagaATGATTCAAGTCAACCTCCAGCTTTTCAAGTTGTGCTTTCAGTTTAGTTTCACTTTGTGAGAGAGAATCCATATGAGCAGACTTCTGGTTTAACTGTTCCTGTAATTCCTTTAATATCGTATCCTGCTTAACACCTTCTTCCTTCAGCCATGCTATTTCCTtgctcatctcttctttttcacATCCAAATACAAGGACCTTTTGCTTCAGCTCTGCTACCTCTTGCTCTTTTTCCTGTAATTGGATTTCATGTTTTTCCTGAAGTTCTTCAGCTTGCTGATTAAGTTTCTTTTCCCAGACTGATATGACATCATTGATTTCTTGCCTATGTACCTCAGTAAGACTTTCTATTTGCtccttttggtttgtttccagtcttGACACTGCATCACTGATTCCAGCTGAGTTAGCCTGTGCCATTTCCAAAATTTTAGCAttgaactgtttttctttctgactaAGCTCTAGAACAGTATTTTCAAGCTCTTTTTTAAGTTTGGCTTCCTGATCCaacaatttcttctttaatgtttcttgcatctcctttgctttctgcttaattttttccatctttttttcttgatttttaaatttggtttcatATTCCTCATGCAAAATACTAATACTGTCCTCTTTGGCTGATAATTTCTGTTTGagtatttcaatttctttgctctgtccttctctcatttgtaaaattacattttccttctccATCAAGATTTGCTTTGTCTGCTCCTGCTCTATGTTATTATCTTTACGTTGAGACTCATAGAGTTGggttaaagattttactttttcctccatttcactattttgtttttcaagctGTTGCATTAAGTCCTGTACCTGGATTTTATGAGTATCTAATTCAGTACAaacatctttcttttctgtttcaactTCAGCTACCTGTTTGGTAAGAAGCATTCTTTCTGTTTCCAAATCCAACAACTTCTGCTGCAATTGGGCCAACTGCTCCTCATATGCTTTTGCTTGCTCATGTGTGGTACTCTGGGATGACTGAAAAAGATCCAGCTTAGCAGATGCCTGCTGGAGTTCCCCTTCAAGTCTTTTAATATCTGCCTCTAAATTTTCCACATGAGCCTGATGCTCCTTCAAATGCCTGTCCTTTTCCTTGAGAAGAAGTCCAAGTTgattaatttcatcttttaatgCCTTCTCAGTTCTCTGGATAGACATCTCTTGTTCTTTAATGATATTGTCAACTTGTTGCTGgtgatgatttttctcttcatccaGCTTGGCCTCTAACTCCTGCTTCACTTTATCTGCTTGATTCTTTAGTACAGAAAGTTCCTCTTCAAGCTTGCTACGGGCCTTTAACACTTCTGACAGTTCTGAAGACAATGATTCCAGTTCTGTTTGCTTCACATCAAGTTTTTCTAAAGtcttttcattcatctcttcTATGTGGGCCTGGAAAagactttctttgtctttcaacaatgtttctttttcttgttcatatttttctttaagtttttccACTTCAGTCTGATGCTGTTGCTTTAACACTTGGAATTTTTCAGTCCAAAGGTTATCCTGCTGATGTTGTAGGCTTTCCAATTCAGTCTTGTGTTTTTCAACCATGATTGTAATTTCTttattgtgcttatttttttcagcttccaAATGAATAGCTAAATCTTCTGACTGATTTTTGCTTTCTTGTAAGCTTATTTCCAAAGAACTTTCTAATTCAAGAATTCTCTGTTAATAAAAAGAGACgtatttttattaaagtacaGACCTGTTTATTAGCAATGATATACATGACATGATGTCTACACATacttaaatttctaaatttagataAATAACTCTACAAATCACACCAAACAAGAGAAAGGACAAAGAGTCTGTGCGCAATTCCTAAAGGAACCA
It encodes the following:
- the GOLGA4 gene encoding golgin subfamily A member 4 isoform X1, with the protein product MFKKLKQKISEEQQLQQALASAQASSNSSTPIRTRSRTSSFTEELDEGTPNRELLAGMIAEPAFLSEYTIFALDSSKQPKTQTDSVNASIQATKSSDSVNESEPNTSQSGDTQSFAQKLQLRVPSMESLFRSPIKESLFRSSSKESLVRTSSRESLNRLDLDSSAATFDPPSDMESEAEDSLGNLDSLNKEQLIQWLRRMERRLNSYKGKCSELVTAYQTLQREKKKLQGILSQSQDKALRRIAELREELQMDQQAKKHLQEEFDASLEEKDQYISVLQTQVSLLKQRLRNGPMNVDLPKLLPQMEPQAEGDTKENRESDVEPVVGDGASTKTLEILQQRVKRQENLLQRCKETIQSHKEQCTLLTSEKEALQEQLDERLQELEKMKELHMAEKTKLITQLRDAKNLIEQLEQDKGMVIAETKRQMHETLEIKEEEIAQLRSRIKQMTTQGEELREQKEKSERAAFEELEKALSTAQKTEESRRKMKAEMDEQIKAIEKTSEEERIHLQQELSRVKQEVIDIMKKSSEEIAKLQKLHEEELARKEQELTKKFQTQEREFQEQMKIALEKSHSEYLKITQEKEQQESLALEELELQKKAILTESENKLRVLQQEAETYRTRILELESSLEISLQESKNQSEDLAIHLEAEKNKHNKEITIMVEKHKTELESLQHQQDNLWTEKFQVLKQQHQTEVEKLKEKYEQEKETLLKDKESLFQAHIEEMNEKTLEKLDVKQTELESLSSELSEVLKARSKLEEELSVLKNQADKVKQELEAKLDEEKNHHQQQVDNIIKEQEMSIQRTEKALKDEINQLGLLLKEKDRHLKEHQAHVENLEADIKRLEGELQQASAKLDLFQSSQSTTHEQAKAYEEQLAQLQQKLLDLETERMLLTKQVAEVETEKKDVCTELDTHKIQVQDLMQQLEKQNSEMEEKVKSLTQLYESQRKDNNIEQEQTKQILMEKENVILQMREGQSKEIEILKQKLSAKEDSISILHEEYETKFKNQEKKMEKIKQKAKEMQETLKKKLLDQEAKLKKELENTVLELSQKEKQFNAKILEMAQANSAGISDAVSRLETNQKEQIESLTEVHRQEINDVISVWEKKLNQQAEELQEKHEIQLQEKEQEVAELKQKVLVFGCEKEEMSKEIAWLKEEGVKQDTILKELQEQLNQKSAHMDSLSQSETKLKAQLEKLEVDLNHSLKENICLQEHVVELKMLSEKDKLQVSELTDKLKTTDEEFQSLKSSHERSKKSLEDKSLEFKKLSEELTVQLDIYSKKTEALLQAKTSELIDISSSKINAILSRISHCQHHTTKVKEALLIRTCRVSELESQLRQLTEEQNTLNSSFQQATHQLEEKENQIKNMKADIEGLVTEKEALQKEGGNQQQAASEKESCITQLKKELSENINVVTLMKEELKEKKSEISSLSKQLTDLNVQLQNSISLTEKEAAISLLSERYDGEQRELLNQVQDLSLKVETLSKEKISALDQVDHLSTKFSEWKKKAQSRFTQYQNTIKELQMQLELKTKEASEKGEQITLLKEDLDQQNKRFECLKGEMEDKKTKMEKKECNLETELKTQTARIVELEEHVTQKTIEIESLNEVLKNYDHQKVIEQKEMVQKLQHMQELAEEKDNRVKETEEKVLRLEKQVSSVQSELETKKKELEYVNSSVKSKEEELKALEDRLELESAAKLAELKKKAEQKIAAIKKQLLTQMEEKEQQYKKDRESHLSELNTKLQEREREIHILEEKLKSMESSPQSETSVVHRSTKNVATCTEQEDADPQGHVQKACEEKISVLQRNLIEKEKLLQRLEQEKEETMSSLSEMQCKYQELLIKVEDAEAKQHEDQVRINHLQEERDEKNKKYSVIESQHVEEEECRNNIETKQNLENVVDDVQKTLQEKELTCQILEQKIKELDSCLVREREGHRVEMEELTSKYEKLQTLQQQMDGKSKPTEVLEESAEEKSKSHVVQTKLLSNMETEHNDLEFKLAGAEQEKQKLGKEIVKLQKDLRMLRKEHQQELDIVKKEYEQEMEEKIKQEQEDLELKHNSTLKQLMREFHAQLAQKEQELEMTIKETIDKAQEVEAELLESHQEETNQLYKKIAEKEDDLKRTAKRYEEILDAREEEMTAKVIDLQTQLEELQTKYQQRLQQEENPGNDKVTIMELQTQLAQKTTLISDSKLKEQEFREQIHNLEDRLKKYEKNVYATTVGTPYKGGNLYQTDVSLFGEPTEFEYLRKVLFEYMMGRETKTMAKVITTVLKFPDDQTQKILEREDARLMYTSPRSGIF
- the GOLGA4 gene encoding golgin subfamily A member 4 isoform X5 translates to MFKKLKQKISEEQQLQQALASAQASSNSSTPIRTRSRTSSFTEELDEGTPNRESGDTQSFAQKLQLRVPSMESLFRSPIKESLFRSSSKESLVRTSSRESLNRLDLDSSAATFDPPSDMESEAEDSLGNLDSLNKEQLIQWLRRMERRLNSYKGKCSELVTAYQTLQREKKKLQGILSQSQDKALRRIAELREELQMDQQAKKHLQEEFDASLEEKDQYISVLQTQVSLLKQRLRNGPMNVDLPKLLPQMEPQAEGDTKENRESDVEPVVGDGASTKTLEILQQRVKRQENLLQRCKETIQSHKEQCTLLTSEKEALQEQLDERLQELEKMKELHMAEKTKLITQLRDAKNLIEQLEQDKGMVIAETKRQMHETLEIKEEEIAQLRSRIKQMTTQGEELREQKEKSERAAFEELEKALSTAQKTEESRRKMKAEMDEQIKAIEKTSEEERIHLQQELSRVKQEVIDIMKKSSEEIAKLQKLHEEELARKEQELTKKFQTQEREFQEQMKIALEKSHSEYLKITQEKEQQESLALEELELQKKAILTESENKLRVLQQEAETYRTRILELESSLEISLQESKNQSEDLAIHLEAEKNKHNKEITIMVEKHKTELESLQHQQDNLWTEKFQVLKQQHQTEVEKLKEKYEQEKETLLKDKESLFQAHIEEMNEKTLEKLDVKQTELESLSSELSEVLKARSKLEEELSVLKNQADKVKQELEAKLDEEKNHHQQQVDNIIKEQEMSIQRTEKALKDEINQLGLLLKEKDRHLKEHQAHVENLEADIKRLEGELQQASAKLDLFQSSQSTTHEQAKAYEEQLAQLQQKLLDLETERMLLTKQVAEVETEKKDVCTELDTHKIQVQDLMQQLEKQNSEMEEKVKSLTQLYESQRKDNNIEQEQTKQILMEKENVILQMREGQSKEIEILKQKLSAKEDSISILHEEYETKFKNQEKKMEKIKQKAKEMQETLKKKLLDQEAKLKKELENTVLELSQKEKQFNAKILEMAQANSAGISDAVSRLETNQKEQIESLTEVHRQEINDVISVWEKKLNQQAEELQEKHEIQLQEKEQEVAELKQKVLVFGCEKEEMSKEIAWLKEEGVKQDTILKELQEQLNQKSAHMDSLSQSETKLKAQLEKLEVDLNHSLKENICLQEHVVELKMLSEKDKLQVSELTDKLKTTDEEFQSLKSSHERSKKSLEDKSLEFKKLSEELTVQLDIYSKKTEALLQAKTSELIDISSSKINAILSRISHCQHHTTKVKEALLIRTCRVSELESQLRQLTEEQNTLNSSFQQATHQLEEKENQIKNMKADIEGLVTEKEALQKEGGNQQQAASEKESCITQLKKELSENINVVTLMKEELKEKKSEISSLSKQLTDLNVQLQNSISLTEKEAAISLLSERYDGEQRELLNQVQDLSLKVETLSKEKISALDQVDHLSTKFSEWKKKAQSRFTQYQNTIKELQMQLELKTKEASEKGEQITLLKEDLDQQNKRFECLKGEMEDKKTKMEKKECNLETELKTQTARIVELEEHVTQKTIEIESLNEVLKNYDHQKVIEQKEMVQKLQHMQELAEEKDNRVKETEEKVLRLEKQVSSVQSELETKKKELEYVNSSVKSKEEELKALEDRLELESAAKLAELKKKAEQKIAAIKKQLLTQMEEKEQQYKKDRESHLSELNTKLQEREREIHILEEKLKSMESSPQSETSVVHRSTKNVATCTEQEDADPQGHVQKACEEKISVLQRNLIEKEKLLQRLEQEKEETMSSLSEMQCKYQELLIKVEDAEAKQHEDQVRINHLQEERDEKNKKYSVIESQHVEEEECRNNIETKQNLENVVDDVQKTLQEKELTCQILEQKIKELDSCLVREREGHRVEMEELTSKYEKLQTLQQQMDGKSKPTEVLEESAEEKSKSHVVQTKLLSNMETEHNDLEFKLAGAEQEKQKLGKEIVKLQKDLRMLRKEHQQELDIVKKEYEQEMEEKIKQEQEDLELKHNSTLKQLMREFHAQLAQKEQELEMTIKETIDKAQEVEAELLESHQEETNQLYKKIAEKEDDLKRTAKRYEEILDAREEEMTAKVIDLQTQLEELQTKYQQRLQQEENPGNDKVTIMELQTQLAQKTTLISDSKLKEQEFREQIHNLEDRLKKYEKNVYATTVGTPYKGGNLYQTDVSLFGEPTEFEYLRKVLFEYMMGRETKTMAKVITTVLKFPDDQTQKILEREDARLMYTSPRSGIF
- the GOLGA4 gene encoding golgin subfamily A member 4 isoform X4; the encoded protein is MFKKLKQKISEEQQLQQALASAQASSNSSTPIRTRSRTSSFTEELDEGTPNRENASIQATKSSDSVNESEPNTSQSGDTQSFAQKLQLRVPSMESLFRSPIKESLFRSSSKESLVRTSSRESLNRLDLDSSAATFDPPSDMESEAEDSLGNLDSLNKEQLIQWLRRMERRLNSYKGKCSELVTAYQTLQREKKKLQGILSQSQDKALRRIAELREELQMDQQAKKHLQEEFDASLEEKDQYISVLQTQVSLLKQRLRNGPMNVDLPKLLPQMEPQAEGDTKENRESDVEPVVGDGASTKTLEILQQRVKRQENLLQRCKETIQSHKEQCTLLTSEKEALQEQLDERLQELEKMKELHMAEKTKLITQLRDAKNLIEQLEQDKGMVIAETKRQMHETLEIKEEEIAQLRSRIKQMTTQGEELREQKEKSERAAFEELEKALSTAQKTEESRRKMKAEMDEQIKAIEKTSEEERIHLQQELSRVKQEVIDIMKKSSEEIAKLQKLHEEELARKEQELTKKFQTQEREFQEQMKIALEKSHSEYLKITQEKEQQESLALEELELQKKAILTESENKLRVLQQEAETYRTRILELESSLEISLQESKNQSEDLAIHLEAEKNKHNKEITIMVEKHKTELESLQHQQDNLWTEKFQVLKQQHQTEVEKLKEKYEQEKETLLKDKESLFQAHIEEMNEKTLEKLDVKQTELESLSSELSEVLKARSKLEEELSVLKNQADKVKQELEAKLDEEKNHHQQQVDNIIKEQEMSIQRTEKALKDEINQLGLLLKEKDRHLKEHQAHVENLEADIKRLEGELQQASAKLDLFQSSQSTTHEQAKAYEEQLAQLQQKLLDLETERMLLTKQVAEVETEKKDVCTELDTHKIQVQDLMQQLEKQNSEMEEKVKSLTQLYESQRKDNNIEQEQTKQILMEKENVILQMREGQSKEIEILKQKLSAKEDSISILHEEYETKFKNQEKKMEKIKQKAKEMQETLKKKLLDQEAKLKKELENTVLELSQKEKQFNAKILEMAQANSAGISDAVSRLETNQKEQIESLTEVHRQEINDVISVWEKKLNQQAEELQEKHEIQLQEKEQEVAELKQKVLVFGCEKEEMSKEIAWLKEEGVKQDTILKELQEQLNQKSAHMDSLSQSETKLKAQLEKLEVDLNHSLKENICLQEHVVELKMLSEKDKLQVSELTDKLKTTDEEFQSLKSSHERSKKSLEDKSLEFKKLSEELTVQLDIYSKKTEALLQAKTSELIDISSSKINAILSRISHCQHHTTKVKEALLIRTCRVSELESQLRQLTEEQNTLNSSFQQATHQLEEKENQIKNMKADIEGLVTEKEALQKEGGNQQQAASEKESCITQLKKELSENINVVTLMKEELKEKKSEISSLSKQLTDLNVQLQNSISLTEKEAAISLLSERYDGEQRELLNQVQDLSLKVETLSKEKISALDQVDHLSTKFSEWKKKAQSRFTQYQNTIKELQMQLELKTKEASEKGEQITLLKEDLDQQNKRFECLKGEMEDKKTKMEKKECNLETELKTQTARIVELEEHVTQKTIEIESLNEVLKNYDHQKVIEQKEMVQKLQHMQELAEEKDNRVKETEEKVLRLEKQVSSVQSELETKKKELEYVNSSVKSKEEELKALEDRLELESAAKLAELKKKAEQKIAAIKKQLLTQMEEKEQQYKKDRESHLSELNTKLQEREREIHILEEKLKSMESSPQSETSVVHRSTKNVATCTEQEDADPQGHVQKACEEKISVLQRNLIEKEKLLQRLEQEKEETMSSLSEMQCKYQELLIKVEDAEAKQHEDQVRINHLQEERDEKNKKYSVIESQHVEEEECRNNIETKQNLENVVDDVQKTLQEKELTCQILEQKIKELDSCLVREREGHRVEMEELTSKYEKLQTLQQQMDGKSKPTEVLEESAEEKSKSHVVQTKLLSNMETEHNDLEFKLAGAEQEKQKLGKEIVKLQKDLRMLRKEHQQELDIVKKEYEQEMEEKIKQEQEDLELKHNSTLKQLMREFHAQLAQKEQELEMTIKETIDKAQEVEAELLESHQEETNQLYKKIAEKEDDLKRTAKRYEEILDAREEEMTAKVIDLQTQLEELQTKYQQRLQQEENPGNDKVTIMELQTQLAQKTTLISDSKLKEQEFREQIHNLEDRLKKYEKNVYATTVGTPYKGGNLYQTDVSLFGEPTEFEYLRKVLFEYMMGRETKTMAKVITTVLKFPDDQTQKILEREDARLMYTSPRSGIF
- the GOLGA4 gene encoding golgin subfamily A member 4 isoform X2 produces the protein MFKKLKQKISEEQQLQQALASAQASSNSSTPIRTRSRTSSFTEELDEGTPNRELLAGMIAEPAFLSEYTIFALDSSKQPKTQTDSVNASIQATKSSDSVNESEPNTSQSGDTQSFAQKLQLRVPSMESLFRSPIKESLFRSSSKESLVRTSSRESLNRLDLDSSAATFDPPSDMESEAEDSLGNLDSLNKEQLIQWLRRMERRLNSYKGKCSELVTAYQTLQREKKKLQGILSQSQDKALRRIAELREELQMDQQAKKHLQEEFDASLEEKDQYISVLQTQVSLLKQRLRNGPMNVDLPKLLPQMEPQAEGDTKENRESDVEPVVGDGASTKTLEILQQRVKRQENLLQRCKETIQSHKEQCTLLTSEKEALQEQLDERLQELEKMKELHMAEKTKLITQLRDAKNLIEQLEQDKGMVIAETKRQMHETLEIKEEEIAQLRSRIKQMTTQGEELREQKEKSERAAFEELEKALSTAQKTEESRRKMKAEMDEQIKAIEKTSEEERIHLQQELSRVKQEVIDIMKKSSEEIAKLQKLHEEELARKEQELTKKFQTQEREFQEQMKIALEKSHSEYLKITQEKEQQESLALEELELQKKAILTESENKLRVLQQEAETYRTRILELESSLEISLQESKNQSEDLAIHLEAEKNKHNKEITIMVEKHKTELESLQHQQDNLWTEKFQVLKQQHQTEVEKLKEKYEQEKETLLKDKESLFQAHIEEMNEKTLEKLDVKQTELESLSSELSEVLKARSKLEEELSVLKNQADKVKQELEAKLDEEKNHHQQQVDNIIKEQEMSIQRTEKALKDEINQLGLLLKEKDRHLKEHQAHVENLEADIKRLEGELQQASAKLDLFQSSQSTTHEQAKAYEEQLAQLQQKLLDLETERMLLTKQVAEVETEKKDVCTELDTHKIQVQDLMQQLEKQNSEMEEKVKSLTQLYESQRKDNNIEQEQTKQILMEKENVILQMREGQSKEIEILKQKLSAKEDSISILHEEYETKFKNQEKKMEKIKQKAKEMQETLKKKLLDQEAKLKKELENTVLELSQKEKQFNAKILEMAQANSAGISDAVSRLETNQKEQIESLTEVHRQEINDVISVWEKKLNQQAEELQEKHEIQLQEKEQEVAELKQKVLVFGCEKEEMSKEIAWLKEEGVKQDTILKELQEQLNQKSAHMDSLSQSETKLKAQLEKLEVDLNHSLKENICLQEHVVELKMLSEKDKLQVSELTDKLKTTDEEFQSLKSSHERSKKSLEDKSLEFKKLSEELTVQLDIYSKKTEALLQAKTSELIDISSSKINAILSRISHCQHHTTKVKEALLIRTCRVSELESQLRQLTEEQNTLNSSFQQATHQLEEKENQIKNMKADIEGLVTEKEALQKEGGNQQQAASEKESCITQLKKELSENINVVTLMKEELKEKKSEISSLSKQLTDLNVQLQNSISLTEKEAAISLLSERYDGEQRELLNQVQDLSLKVETLSKEKISALDQVDHLSTKFSEWKKKAQSRFTQYQNTIKELQMQLELKTKEASEKGEQITLLKEDLDQQNKRFECLKGEMEDKKTKMEKKECNLETELKTQTARIVELEEHVTQKTIEIESLNEVLKNYDHQKVIEQKEMVQKLQHMQELAEEKDNRVKETEEKVLRLEKQVSSVQSELETKKKELEYVNSSVKSKEEELKALEDRLELESAAKLAELKKKAEQKIAAIKKQLLTQMEEKEQQYKKDRESHLSELNTKLQEREREIHILEEKLKSMESSPQSETSVVHRSTKNVATCTEQEDADPQGHVQKACEEKISVLQRNLIEKEKLLQRLEQEKEETMSSLSEMQCKYQELLIKVEDAEAKQHEDQVRINHLQEERDEKNKKYSVIESQHVEEEECRNNIETKQNLENVVDDVQKTLQEKELTCQILEQKIKELDSCLVREREGHRVEMEELTSKYEKLQTLQQQMDGKSKPTEVLEESAEEKSKSHVVQTKLLSNMETEHNDLEFKLAGAEQEKQKLGKEIVKLQKDLRMLRKEHQQELDIVKKEYEQEMEEKIKQEQEDLELKHNSTLKQLMREFHAQLAQKEQELEMTIKETIDKAQEVEAELLESHQEETNQLYKKIAEKEDDLKRTAKRYEEILDAREEEMTAKVIDLQTQLEELQTKYQQRLQQEENPGNDKVTIMELQTQLAQKTTLISDSKLKEQEFREQIHNLEDRLKKYEKNVYATTVGTPYKGGNLYQTDVSLFGEPTEFEYLRKVLFEYMMGRETKTMAKVITTVLKFPDDQTQKILEREDARLMSWLRSSS